The DNA window ctatcctccgtgaatttatctagttcttttttgaaccctgttatagtcttggccttcacaacatccttgggcaaggagttccacaggttgactgtgcattgtgagaaaaaatacttccttttgttgttttaaacctacgGCAGAGCTccgtaagctcaaaagtttgtctctttctccaacaAAAGCTGGTCCACTAAAACatttacctcacctgccttgtctcagCGAGAAGAGGGACAGTTCGCTGGATAGACAAACCCAGCTCACTGGGCCTGTTTCTCAGCTCAGACCCTGCCTCCCATTCACCTGGCTGTCAgtgctgcagcagtgagttctgCACCTTTCCCTGTCCCTGATTTTGGACCTCTGTACGTCTCTTCCTTTTCAgccaagagaagaagaaaaccaacTCAAAGCCCAAACATCTTGATGAGCAGGAAATCCCCTATCGGCTTCGGGAGCTCATTAAGAGCAGAGAGGAGATGAAAAACCCCAAgagcaggaagagaaggaaagcaGGTAAAGGCCAGCCTCCCCAGGACCTTTTTAACTCACTGGAAATAGGCCTCATCTGTATTTGATGGGATCGTTTACACCAGTTATGTTGACTTCACTGAAAATGGGACATGGCCCCACTAAAGGGATCAGACCATAGGTCCCTCCCATTGAATATCCTGGTTCCAGTGGTGGCCAGTACCAGCAAGTAGCAGAGACCCTGCAGGAGGCAGTTCTGGCGTAATCTGCCACCAGGTACTGTTCCTCCTTCCCCTCGTCAGTTGATGGTCATCTTGTGCTCTGACATGGGGGTTTACAGGTCTTCTtaggaatgaaaagaaaagggtTCCAAATTCCTGGGTCTACCACAGAGGCTGGGCAGgtcatttagtttctctgggCCTCCTTTCCCCACTTCTCGGTCTCTTGCTCTTTGTCAGGTTCTTGGGTGCTGCCGCTGTTGTGATGCCTCACTGATCTCAGGTTGGAAGTACTGAGGGAGAGGATTACGATGTACATGACTGTGCAGTATCTTGGAATCTGCTTGGTTCTGTCCAAGCCCAAAGGGGTGCTGAGTGGCAGCATGGGGCTGCAGAGCTGatcctaaccatcagaggagtcaGGTTCTGTGTCAGCTTCCAGCAGGCGCAGCGGGTGCAAATACCCGAACTAGATCCCGTGTCCCTGGGATTTGTCCTGCCTGGGATGGGCGGTGCCCTCAGATCCTTCTTCTCCCTTCTTCTGGCTAATGCTGTTGTGATCTTGGCTGCAGTGAGCAAAAGGAAGCCTGTGACTCCGGATCCTGCAGCCCAGGGTGATATTCCCGTGCCCAAGTTCGGGAGGCGGAAGCAAGAGTCCGTGTTGGCTTACATCCAACGCATGGAGCAGGAGACCCAGCACGTCCTGTTTCTCACCAAAAACCAGCTGCAGCGCGAGCCTGAGACTGAGGAGCCGGCCCCGGAGAAGTCACAGAGGAAGAAGGAGTAGGTCTGGGGGGGAAGCTCACGCCGAGGCCAAGGGAATGCTTTGATGTTGCTGGGCAGGGCCCAGTCATGGCTCCtaaaggctgcagcaggggcttgCCTGAGCAGCAAATGCAGAATCAGCTCCTGCCTTCAGAAATTGCTGCTTATCCTGTTGGCACTGGAGTTGCATtactgaggggaggggaggagaccaAGCCAGCCCCGAGAGGGAGCAATTAACTGACACCAGCCGAGACTGGTTGTCGGTTGGCAGAGACTGGTCCTATCCTCCCCCTGGGGCCCATACAGGAACTTTCCCTTCTGGGGGCAGCACCGTCCATCACTCAGCCATCCAGCAGCTGGTACTGGGCTCATGCACGGCAGACCCGTTGTGAGGAGGCTGCTGCACCTGCATGACACCCAGAGGACTGGGGTGGGGATTGTACCCCTGGAGGTGAGGGAGTGGAGTTCTCAGCTCTTAATGGGATAGTGTCAGGTTAAGATCAGGGGCCCCCGGTGCGCAAGGTGCTGCACACACAAGTAGTAAGAGACACCCCCTGCTCTGGAAGCTCACAGTCTGAGCCAGGTTTAAATCCTGCAGACGGGTCTGTTCTAATCAGAGCATTAGcgcccttcctcccacccccagcaccctttttttaaccagctctccATCCCCTCTAAATGACCCGGCTCGGCATCCTTAGATTTCAGAATAGACGACTGGAGAAAATGcaaaagaagagagaagagaagaaagcGGTGATGCTGGAGAAGGCCTTGTTCCAAGGTAGGCGTGGGTACAGATCGGCAGTGCTGCTCTGGCTCCGGGCAGCCCTGGCTCTCCTGCAGACCCCTCACCCTGGGGATGGCCCCGGGAGAGGGGTGTAGAGGAGGTTTGCGTTACCTGAAATTTGCTCCCAAGTTCTCTTGCCTCCTTGGCTCCCCGTTTTCCTGGCTCCGTGATGGGCTGCATGCGCCCAGGGAGCTTCCTGGGAACACACTGTGGGGCCCAGACAATAGTTTGCGGATCGGGCGGTACTTCCTCCAGCCTGCCTCGTGAAATGCTGCCGGCAGATCCTTGTGAGGCTTGGGATTCTGCTTCACTCCCTGAGCTATGCTGTTCTGCAGTGCTGTTCAAAGCACCTctccccagaggcggctgcactTCAGCAGCAATCACTGTATATGCAGGGTCTTTAAAGAGCTTTGGGGTGGTGGGAGCTGTTGGGAGTGTCTGCTGGCTCACACCACGGCCGAGATCTCAAGCAACGtctgtctcctcccctgccccttcctttcAGATCCAGTTCAGTTTGGCGAGGTTGCCATGCAGCCACCAGCGCTGACGGTGAAGCCCAGAAAGGGGATAATCAAAGAGAAGGTAAGCTGTTGCGTCCCATCTCATTTCAGCCCTGGGCTtgtctcccagctctgccagtgctgcTCAGGCTGACGCCCACGTCTCAGCCCGGGTCTCTCTTGAGTAGATCTTGCAAGTTGTAGGGTTGCCAGACTCTCTCGCCACGGCCCTGGGATTTGAAGCCAGCTCTCCAGCAGGATGAAAGCGGAGTGGCACCAACCTGTTGGCACCACAGGGCCTCTTGAGCTTAGTAGGAATTTTGACAGTAGAGACTTGGAAGCTCCTGGCATCAGTCGCTGCCCTTTGGCAGGTGCCTTCTCCCTGCACCCCGCTCTGCGGTGGGCTCTGTCCCTGGTTGACCCTCTGTCCCTTAACATGTGTCGAGTCTCAGCGGCTGTCTTTCCATTTCTGTAGGCTGGTCCGAGGCAGCTCCTGCTGACGgctctcctggctcctgtccgCAAAGCTGCCCCCTTGTCCCTCGCTCGCCAGCGCATCGTGGAGGAGGAGCGGGAGAGGGTCATCCAGGCCTACAGGGACATAAAGCAACGCAGACAGCAGCAGGCGTCCGAGAGCTGTCTCGTGGGGGACAAGCTGGAGAAGCCACTCTGAGCCCTCGGGCGGCCAGTGCCGTCCTGGGGAAGGTGATGTGCCTTTGGTCTCTGTACATGTGGGGATGGATGCTGATGTGGTGAGAGGTGTCCACAGGTGCTCCAGGGATCTGCTGTATAGGGAGCAACCCTCCCCAGACAGTCTGACTGAGTCATCAGGACACTGGCCCATGAGCACAGGATCTCACAGCCCCTCCCTCAGCGTGTGGAGCACAGGGCTCTTAGCCAAGCACTGACAGCAGCTAGCCCCTCACCTGGTGCAACATGCTGCATCAGGCCCCAgaactctgcccccttcctgctgGAGCAGAACCACCTGTGACGGGAGGGTGCAGGTCACTCCCGTGTCTTTGGGATCAGTCCTTGTCGCTCGCAGGCCCAGCCCAGAGGCGACACCGTGTTAGCGGCAGGAGGCAGGCACGGTGCCGTGGCTTGGGCTGTGTGTGGAAGGAGGGTAAAGGGAGGTGCTCAAAAAGCCCATTTGTGCCCATGCATTGCTGCGCTGAGTCGGCGGAGCACCACCTGCCTTCTCGGCCGGGGGAGCTCGCTCTGGGCCAGCTCCGGAGGTGATGAACCCGCTGATACGAAACACTCTCGAAGGGGCAGTCTCGCGCTGAGCTGCCTCTTGTCTGCGTCCCTGAGCACCTCACCCTCACTGGGCTTGGGGAGGTCTGCTCCTTCAGCCAAACTGAATAAACAGCAGGAACATGAATGGAAATTCGCCCCCCTCATTTCTTCACCCATTTGAACCCCCTTATCCCCGAGCCGGGGGGGTCCTGCTTCCTTTCCTGCCCTGCAATAGCAACGACTCCCCTGCAGGTGGCAGTCTGCACTCGGCAGTGTGACCTGGCTGGCCAAGGCAGCGTGAACCTTGCACGGCCACTGGCCCGCTCCCCTTGGCCTGCATTCCCCAACGTGGGCCTCACTGCTGGCCTCTGGCGAGGGGAGACTCACCTGGATACTGCGCCCACCGCTACAGCCGGGAGAGGCAGCTCTTGCTGGGTGCATGGCTCGTTCCATAATGGGAGGCAGGCTGGCCCTGTGCTAACGGCACCGGTTGAAACTGGGGACTCCCGAGTTCTCTCTGCAGCCTCGTTGGGCAACTTGTGGGCTGTGtgtgcctgtgcctcagtttccccatgtgctATGGAGAGAACCAGGGTTTGAGGTGGGATTCCCCTAGGCAGTGTATGATTCATGGTCTGACTGTCCTGGGGTGGTGCTAGACTGGGCAGCATGTCTTTGGCCTTCCCCCGCAGGCCTGTCTGTGTGGCACAACAGGGGACCCCATCCATACCCTCCCCTCGCCCCAGATGAGCCTACGTGGGGCTGAGTTCCTACCTCAGCTGCTCCTGAGCCCTCTGTCTCCTGGGTGTACACTCCTCCTGCAGCTTCTGCCTGTTACTGAGGTTGCTCCTGTGTCCCTGCGGTGGGGTCCCCTTACCCAGCCCCAGACCTGGtggcctgcctctgctcccaccAGTAGAGGTGAGGAAGAGAACAGCTTCGGGGCATTTTCCCAGCAAGCCACTGTTTTGAGTAGGTCCAACACACACCAAATTCCCAGCCCTCACCTCCCTGGTCCCTGAGGGGGTTCCCCTCCAGGTTTAACAGTTTTTAATttggctgggaccctccctttCTAATCATTGTGCCTCGCTCATCCCAGCTCCCTGTGGAGCTTCTCCCTGGCACTGCTTGGAGGAGCGGGGTGGAGTGGCTGAGCAGAGGACTCTGTATGTAGCAGGGCTGGGGCTCCCCTGGGCGGTCTCGTTCCTGAGGCCAGAAGCTCCAGTGCCCCTGGGGAGGCGGGTGGCAGCTTGATTTGGGGGCAGGGCTAAGCTGGTGGGTGTCCTGCTGTTTGCTGGGCCAGACATCAGGCTGGTCCCTGCAGAGGCCCCCTGCCTCATCCCCCAGACACGCTCCATCATAGACACGCCGTGGCTTGTACCCCGTTTGAGCTGCTGGGGCCTTGTGCTGGGAGATGGGCCGCGCCCCACCGGCTCCACGCGGCTCTCCAAGGGGTAATTACGGCTGGTGACTGTCAGGCTCTTTCCTGACGCGCTAATCACAGGCCTGGGCattgccagccccaccccacggaGACCGATCAGCTCCAGGGCCTCAGCCCCTTGCCTCCACTCCCACCCCGACTGCAGTGACCTTCCCTGGCTGGCGGGAGGCTCACCTTCTACCCCGGCATGGCCTGCAAAGAGTTGTGGTTGGAGCCTCTGCCAGCATAACCTGGAGCCAGCCCGGGCCTGTGGTGCATgggggctggagatggggggcaggaagaAATATTAATCCCTGCAGTGGGGCTCTGGATCTACCTGCTGGATGCCTGATCCATGCCCTATGTAACCAGCCTAGTGCCCCCAGCCCACGTTCCTGAGGTGGCATTGTCAAGTGAGGTAGCCTAGCAACTGCCCCCCTTCCACCAACTTTCActctctgcctccccccctcAGCCCTTTCTCTAGGCCAAGGTTAATGGGCTTACACTGCCCCAGGTTCCCCTGAGCCCTGTCAGCGTGCTGCACCCCCATTCAGCCCAGGGCTTAGCCAGCCAGAAGGAGCAGAGCCTGGCTGCTGGGCTGATCTGTGACCCCGGCAGGCTGGCACATCAGGCCCAGCGCAGAGGGCTCCTTGCACAGCAGCTGTTGGTGTCAGAACCGGCTGGGGGAATCCAACCGGCCCTGCGGGCACCTGGGCGGGGGCAGGATTATGGCAGGGTGGGGTCAGCAAGCAGAGGGTGGTTGGCACCTCCCCGTATCAGGCCCACCGAGCCCCTGCACCAAACTCCCCCCTCTGCTCTCCTGGGCAGCGTTCTTTGGCTCTGGCCTGAGCCGGAGCCACGAGACCTGGGCCTGCCAGTCCCCTGCTGCTTCCATAGCTCAGACTGGCGGAGCCGCCGGAGTGGGAAAcctatctccccctcccccacctttgtCTCTTGCTCTCTGTGTGGGCTGAGCACCTGGGCCCTGcactcagccctgccctgccctggagccCAGCGGGGTGGGGCGCCCTGTCCCGAAGTCAGTAAGATGAAGATCTGGCAGCTGCCTGCTGTGCCATGGGGACTTGGCAAAGGCGCCGGCCCAGCGCACCTGGGATCCCCACGCATCTGGCTCCAGCTGGTCCAGCCTCTGCTCTGGGTGTCTATTTGCTGAGGACTGGGACCCggtgactgccccctgccctgccccattgCAGGGGGCTGCTAGGCACCCCCTAGTGGGCAGCCGTGGCCTAGCAGCTCTCCAGCATTTCGCCCCCTCACCCAGCACCGCGAGGATTGCCAGTGACGCAGCTGGGTCAGTCCCCCCCCTCCAAGGTCACCACTGTCCAAACTAAGCATCCCAAGCTGCCTTTACCACAAACAAACCCCTCCTGCCGTCTCCGGGCTATTCCTCAGGCTGCCTTTGGGGCTCAGCTATGCAGCCCCCCTGCAAGACACCCCCCaaccctgggcttcagccccaagccccGTATTCCACAGCTAGGTCCTCTGCTTTCCCCCGGGCCACTTCCTACTAAGCTTCTTATATTCTCCCCAGTCTCCCAGTCTCTTCCCTGCTTAAGctgggtctctcccaggcctccctgctctgagcagcctACCTGGTTctccccccagctgggcttcatcaccACTCAAGCCAgcctctccctctctgctgcaGTCACCTTCTGCCCTTTACAGGGGAATGACCAGTCCCCTCAGGTGGGGCTTGTTCTGTAATCAGGTtggctcagcccctggctctccaGCCTACGGGACAAGCCCCCGTTACACACGGGACTGTTACTGCCTGGgttaagttctttggggcagggactcgcTCTCGGTTGTGTGGGTTCCAGTGCCCAGCTCCATGAAGGGCCCcggcccccagctggagccacaGGACGCCTACAATACACCTGATGTTTCCCACACCAGTGAAACACTCACCCTACATGACAGCTCGTTTCCCCACTTTTCCAGGGTAATTTGACTGATCGGGACCAGCCAGCTCTGTTCCAGTTGGGCCTCTGGGGAGGTTTCACCAGGGTTCATTCAAAGAGAGTTTTTTCCTTGTGTCTAATGCAGCTCTAGAATTTGGCTGCCGTGTGACACTCCCTGTCCAGACACAGGGCCTGTGTCAGCTGGAGGCTTGACTGGAACAGTTCACTTAGCGCCCGCTGCTTGTGCTCTTGGAAGTGAAGGCTTGGTGGAGCCAAGTATAGTGCAATCCCCCTCCGGCTCCTGGGCTCCCTGCATGCACCACTCAACGGAAGCCCCTCATTCCCCTGAGCTGTTACCTGTGTGCATTGGCCTAGCTCCCAGGCCTGCTGGCAGTTCCGTGCTTGGTGCATTTCCATGCTTACCTAGGGACGTTGATGCATCTGCAAACCTTACAGCTGCACTGCAGAAGGCCTGCAGCGAGCAAGGCCCCTTAAGGGAGTAcaggccctggggctgcagcaccctGGCTCTGTCGTGCCGGTGGGCGAGGAAGGGCCTGTCTGGCTCAGGCAGCAGCTCCATAGATAACAGGGCTTGCTCTGTGCTGAGCAGGTGTCCGTTCTGCTTTCCTCTGCAAACCCGGGGTGAAGTGgaagggcccctcccccagccccggcctctgcAGGTGTTTGTACCAGGTGCAAACAAAGAGGCGATgcccagctcagagcagcagctgaaGTTCACCAGGAACAATTACAGGGAGCCCCAGGGGAGATGGAACTCGCTGCAGCTCTTGCTGCTCCTCCAAAGGCACTTCGTGCAGAAGCAGAGCCAGCCCCGGCTGGCAGGGAGACTGCTGGGAAGGGGCCCCCCTGAGAGCAGCCTGCGCCCCCTTGGCAGGCTGCCTTGCTCGTGGGGCTTGCTCAGCTCATGCCAGGTTTCCTGCTGATGCTCTGGCAGCTCGGGGGCTCTGGCAGAAGAGTTCAGGGGGGATTGCATGGCACTGTGCAGGTGTGTTCCAGAGAGGCACCCTGAGATCATCCAGCAGGGGTCACTCAGGGGTCGCCCAATGGGAATGAAAAGCTGCGGACCCCAATAGCAGGTGCCCATGGGGCACGCTCTGCCAGCCACCTTGGGACCGGCCAATTCACTCGCCCGCTGACCCACTTTCTCCTCCAACAGCAACCAAGGACCAAAGGAAAGAATCCAAAGTGTGGGCActgccccagagccaggcagtgtgTGCAACAGCCCAGGCGAGCCTGGGGCTTAGCCCCCTCCCCTGTAGTGGTGGATTCCCCAGCAGGGGTCCCTCTTGGCAAGGGGAGTCATTGGAAGCCGCTTTGCTTCACCTGCTGCACCTGGACAAAGGCAGGGCTGTTCAGCCGACCAGCGGAGTGTCACTTTGGCTTGGCTGGTGGTATTGCACAAAAGATTTCCTGTTGGTATTGATCCGCTTCCCAGCCCCTGCCTACCTGGGCCTGGCCGGCTCTAACGATAGCATTTTGCGTTGCTCCATTCGTGGGTTTTCTTTCAAACGGAAATTCAATGCTGGTGGAAGGTGCTGGGCAGAGAGGCCTGCCGACTGGCGTCCTCTGTCGGCCAAGTAGATACGGGATGGGAAAACAGGGTAAAACGGGCTGTGCCTGGTGCCGCAGGGCCCAGCTACAGGGGTGAGCGGAATCCACATAGCTGTGTTGTCCTTTGCATTCAAGCAATAACATACATTTAACAGCTGTGATTTTTCCCAAGCACTGAGAACACCGAAAGCCAAGTCTGCTTGGAGCCACAGCCTTCCACCATGGGGG is part of the Eretmochelys imbricata isolate rEreImb1 chromosome 14, rEreImb1.hap1, whole genome shotgun sequence genome and encodes:
- the CCDC137 gene encoding coiled-coil domain-containing protein 137, producing MGKEPPPGPAGRAARGEPRKGGAVPRAAVPARARQEKKKTNSKPKHLDEQEIPYRLRELIKSREEMKNPKSRKRRKAVSKRKPVTPDPAAQGDIPVPKFGRRKQESVLAYIQRMEQETQHVLFLTKNQLQREPETEEPAPEKSQRKKEFQNRRLEKMQKKREEKKAVMLEKALFQDPVQFGEVAMQPPALTVKPRKGIIKEKAGPRQLLLTALLAPVRKAAPLSLARQRIVEEERERVIQAYRDIKQRRQQQASESCLVGDKLEKPL